The genome window tccacagacccactccaaaaggctttcggagccatcatcgactcagtgggttttgtccaacatgtctctggacctacttactgccacagtcatactctggacctagttttgtcccatggaataaatgttgtagatcttaatgtttttcctcataatcctggactatcggaccaccattttattacgtttgcaatcgcaacaaataatctgctcagatcccaaacaaggagcatcaaaagtcgtgcgataaattctcagacaatacaaagattccttgatgctcttccagactccttctgcctacctaaggacatcagaggacaaaaatcagttaaccactaaatgaggaactcaatttaaccttgcgcaataccctagatgcagtcgcacccataaaaactaaaaatatttgtcataagaaactagctccctggtatacagaaaatacccgagctctgaagcaagcttccagaaaattggaacggaaatggcgccacaccaaactggaagtcttccgactagcttggaaagacagtaccgtgcagtatcgaagagccctcactgctgctcgatcatcctatttttccaacttaattgaggaaaataagaacaatccaaaatttattttttgatactgtcgcaaagctaactaaaaagcagcattcctcaagtgaggatggctttcacttcagcagtaataaattcatgaacttctttgaggaaaagatcatgatcattagaaagcaaattacggactcctctttaaatctgcgtattcctccaaagctcagctgtcctgagtctgcacaactctgccaggaccaaGGATCAAGAGAGAGACttaagagatatagtactaaaacacttgacacaatgatgaaaataatcatggcctctaaaccttcaagctgcatactggacactattccaactaaactactgaaagagctgcttcctgtgctcggccctcctatgttgaacataataaacggctctctatccaccggatgtgtaccaaactcactaaaagtggcagtaataaagcctcttgaaaaagccaaaccttgacccagaaaatataaaaaactatcggcctatatcgaatcttccattcctctcaaattcttttgaaaaagctgttgcgcagcaactcattgccttcctgaagacaaacaatgtatacgaaatgcttcagtctggttttagaccccatcatagcactgagactgcacttgtgaaggtggcaaataaccttttaatggcgtcagaccgggGCTctacatctgtcctcgtgctactaggcCTTTGACACTATCGAACACCACATTTTTTGGGAGAGATTGGAAACACAAATTGGtatacacggacaagttctggcctggtttagatcttacttgttggaaagatatcagtttgtctctgtgaatggtttgtcctctgacaaatcaactgtacattttggtgttcctcaaggttccgttttaggaccactattgttttcactatatattttacctgttggggatgtcattcgaaaacataatgttaactttcactgctatgcggatgacacacagctgtacatttcaatgaaacatggtgaagccccaaaattgcccttgctagaagccagtgtttcagacataaagaagtggatggctgaaaactttctacttttaaactcggacaaaacagagatgcttgttctaggtcccaagaaacaaagagatcttctgttgaatttgACAATTAATCTTAATGGTTGTAAAGTagtcaaataaaactgtgaaggacctcggcgttactctggaccctgatctcttttttgacgaacatatcaagactgtttcaaggacagctttattCCATCtgtgtaacattgcaaaaatctgaaattttctgtccataaatgatgcagaaaaattaatccatgcttttgttacttctaggttagactactgcaatgctctactttccggctacccggataaagcactaaataaacttcagttagggctaaatacggctgctcgaatcctgactagaacccaaaaatttgatcatattactccagtgctagcttccttacactggcttcctgttaaggcaagggctgatttcaaggttttactgttaacctacaaagcgttacatgggcttgctcctacctatctttccgagttggtcctgccgtacatacctacacatacgctacggtcacaagacgcaggcctcctaattgtcccaagaatttcaaagcaaacagctggaggcggggctttctcctatagatctcaatttttatggaatggtctgcctacccatgtgagagacgcagactcggtctcaacctttaagtctttactgaagactcatctcttcagtaggtcatatgattgagtgtagtctggcccaggagtgtgaaggtgaacggaaaggctctggagcaacgaatcccccttgctgtctctgcctggccggttcccctctctccactgggattctctgcctctaaccctattacaggggctgagtcactttcttactggtgctctttcatgccgtccctaggaggggtgcatcacttgagtgggttgagtcactgacgtgatcttcctgtttgggttgccgccccccccttggtttgtgccgtggcggagatctttgtgggctatactcggccttgtctcaggatggtaagttggtggttgaagattttcctctagtggtgtgggggctgtgctttggcaaagtgggtggggttatatccttcctgtttggccctgtccgggggtatcatcggatggggccacagtgtctcctgacccctcctgtctcagcctccagtatttatgctgcagtagttaatgtgtcggggggctagggtcagtttgttatatctggaggacttctcctgtcttatccggtgtcctgtgtgaatttaagtatgctctctctaattctctccttctctctctttttctttctctctctcggaggacctgagccctaggaccatgtgtcaggactacctggcatgatgactccttgctgtccccagtccacctggccttgctgctgctccagtttcaactgttctgcctgcggctatggaaccctgacctgttcaccggacgtgctaaaaaagccaactgacatttactcctgaggtgctgacttgctgtacCCTCgttaactactgtgattattattatttgaccatgctggtcatttatgaacatttgaacatcttggccatgttctgttataatctccacccggcacagccagaagaggactggccacccctcatagcctggttcctctctaggtttcttcctaggttttggcctttctagggagtttttcctagccaccgtgcttctacacctgcattgcttgctgtttggggttttaggctgggtttctgtacagcactttgagatatcagctgatgtacgaagggcaatataaataaatttgatttgatcaaaaaTATCTTGTCTAGGTTATATAACATGCTTTGGCTATCTAATCAAAATAACCACTCCTTTCACACTGAAATGACCTCCAGCTAATGTTGAACTACTGCTGTGATTGACTGCCATCTGTTTACTGGCCATGGCCAGAAATGCTTGGTGACGCGAGTGGTTCTCTGGAACTTTTCTGGAAGAGTGAATGGAAATTATCAGGTGACATTGAAGCAAGTGACTAACAGAGAGTAAAGGACCCTGGAGCTGACTAATAAATCAACAAATTACGATGCAGCGGAGCAGCTGGTTTTCCTAAGAAACGTTCCACAGTGTTCAGCTAGTCACAGGAGAAGGGAAGTCCCAGTCTTTCTGTCTGCCTGCTCATTTAGACAGTGGTGATGTCATTCTCCACACACCTGTAGCTCCCGCACCACTCTCTTGATGAGGACGTTCCCTAGCTCCACCCCCTGCAGGCCAGCCTGGGTGGAGGAGATGGAGTAGAACACTGCTGTATTGACTTTGTTCACATCCTCCTCCAAGTCCAGGGTAGCAAACTCTCTCACGATACTCTATTGGACAAGGGAAACAACATTGTTGGAGTCAGACACACAGTCAATTATCAAAATGTGGTTCATGACCTGAAAAGAGGAAAAGTAATACGAATCCACATGACAGCTAAACAAACATATCAATTTATGCATTCTTTCATATTCCATATAAATCTCTCACCTGTATGTTATCAGAGATGTCCTCTGTGAGTGCCACATGCAGGACAACCAGTGGCTCTCCTGGCATGGCAGCGTGGGTGAAGGCATAGCAGCGACGGTACGGCCCAACTCTACGCTTTATATCTGTCCAGTTTCTCACAGGGTGCACAGCTTCGTACCTGGCAGATCATAGTGATGGTTAGATATGGGTTTAGGGTTTGTGTGTGCATACTGTAGAGGTTTGTGTGTTTACTACAGGGGCTTCTTACTGGCTGATCTTTTGCAGTATCTCACAGGGGGACTGCCAGGTGATCCTCTCCAGACGCAGCAGACCCACAGAGAACCACTCAGACAGCAGACTCTTCAGAGTGCCATTCAGATCCTGCAGGtaaaagaggagggggggggggggaattgggTAAAAATATCAGAATCCAGAAGTAAAGTATCTGTGCGCTCTGGCCAGCTACTCTTGTTAGTCTGACAGGAGGGAGACTAATCAAAACCACACAGGATGTATACTGTAGATGCTATAGTGTGGCTGACACTAAAAACACATAGCTTGTTATATTTAACTCTGAACAAAAACATCTGCTTACTGATTAAAGTGATAATTAAACACGTAACCTCAGAGCCCCACACTTCCAGTCCCAGCACCTGACTAATGTCATCCAAACAGGATAACACTCACAATGAGCTGCCACAGTGCTTACTAGTGTTTTTGgtattttttcccctcaatctgTTCTAGTGTAACCCTTATAAAAACACAGTGAATGGCTCATCACGCTATCTAGTGACTGACGGCAGCAGAAATAATATTCAGCTAGTTTCCCTTACAGCCTGGTATCAAAGGTATGGCTGTCAGTAATTGTTGTTTGCTTGCTTTTATGGATATTTCATTAGTGGTAGTGACGATTTAACAGGTTGTTCTGGTACCTACAGTATTGTATTTGAatgttttaccttttatttatttagaggAACACATTGAGACCATTGTCTCATTTCCAATGGTATCCTGAGCGCAACAATTCCATTAAAATATTTTCCAATAATAACAAACAAATAAAACTACAATTTATGCACCATTTTCTCAACAATACACATGTTTTAAATACTCAATCAAAACAATTACAGCTCTCACTCATGTTTTAATACCTTAAAAGTGAGGTGAGGTATGCTGGGGAGACATAGACCCAGGCCTAGCACTTCAATAAACACATCGCCATATGAGCAGGGTATAGTCCTCTTCCAAATATCTGACTTTATTATAGCAGAGAAAGGCTCTCTCAAAAAAGAAACAGTACAGGCATTGAGGGATACACAAATCCACACCATTACACCTAGCTGCATGAACTCAAATGTACTCCATCTGACTTGACTAATAAcggttacatttttttaaataattaaaaaatatattatatacacacacacacatatatatattatacatacatacatgcatgcatacatataaATAACATTTACAGAAGCACCTGGGCAAGTCGACAGCCAAACATGCCTACGTTCACTATGAATTACTGTACCTGCCAATCATAGTATGCACTAAAATAGCTCACCCAACAAAAAACCTTGATCATTTTCAGGCCTCAATATGAAAGTTTAGGCCTACCCCTTCCAAAGTAGCTGAAAGTACTTCAATTCTACACCTAGCCAAAGCAACTGACAATACTTAGAATTCTTCACGAAACACTCATTATTTACACATTTACTTATCTAGATGATTTTCTTCCTGGAAAGACACTACTTTAGAggtaccacatccacataacccACAGGACCAAAAACTCCAAAACcgcactttttattttttatgtgtgcgttcgcatttgtgtgtgtgtgtgtgtgtgtgtgtgtgtgtgtgtgtgtgtctgatcgaTCACACCAAAAAAGCCAAACTTAGAATCTGATAACTAGCACAAATACAAAAATCTGAGATTGATAAACCCTGAAAAAGCATTGATATCATGCTGTGTGAACATAAAAACGCACCTGCCGCCTTGTCTCTGGGTGGAAGGAGCTCACAATTCTTAGtcacacaaaagaaaagaaactCTGGCAAAAATCTGTATTTCATTCGCATTCGTCAAGTTTAGTGACATGGAAgtacaggagagagcgagagaagaggaaTCAAAGAAATACAATTGTTTAATCCCCCTTCTCTAGCCTTAATGGCTGTGACAATAATGTGAGCCTTTGAAAAAAGCTTGAGATTCAAATCTTTAAGAGAAAATGACTTAAGTCTTTCATACCAGTAAAATTAGGAATTTGTGTTGCATGCCACAGTTACTACACAGTAGCTACACAGTTGCTAGATTGCATGCACAAAGAGAACAAGAAGAAAACTGTGATGCATATAAAACAGGAACCAAAGCCAAAGTTATTCAGTTGTGCAGCCAACGTTTCCATGGTGCAGCTGGACAGCCCCTCAGCCCCCACTTCACTATGTGCCTTTTGCTCCAGTAGGCCTAGATGACGTGACAGACTTAGGCTAAAATTGCTTCTGTGACAAACCACAACTAACGTACTTGTCAAATGTGAGGGACCACTACACTAAATTCACAGTGAAAGTATTTTATGAATCCCAGTTATTTTCCTCACCTCCAAGGTCATTTTGTGCACAGGTGAAGATGAATAAAAACGGTGAGAAAATAAAATCGATAGACCAACAGCAGGAAACAAATCTACTGTGGAATTCAAAGTGACACTTCTAAAGAACCTTAGTAATTGCAGTCctgaccaatgttccctctaagctacGCGTGTGGCGCagaaatatcagcccacagagagaagcacgagatttaacttcactcaactttctagagcagtgATCACTGACTGGTCGAtctccaaacatttctgtaaatggGTAGATAAACTgttgccattttgaaccatttcatgtgtctgaaggtacaaactctacTGCACTCTTCCTCAGCttagactgaccatcagatgtaggcaacatcagcccagtaaaatgaaaaaatataaagctaattatttaaaatgtatgctcactcaaCTGTGCttaacaagtaatacaacaatgaACAATATggggtgataatgtattgggcctatagcttactgcacaaacctcattgctatagTACTGTTTATAATAGGTTAATGTTGTATAGGTTAACTAAGTCATCTTGCATTTAGACTCAAAAGTGATCTTGATTCAGAAAAGTTTGGTGACCAttgttctagagttttccctgttaacactttcgacgtttccctttactgtggcaattgtgatcaaATCCACGCAATATTACTCACTTTCAATTCAAaataccgaaacaaaacaaactatgcaagagattttgttgtaggcagaacacactactcagcccgtactctacacagaccagcGAGGCAGaaacaatcagagctgcagtaggcctatacgcaaatagaccattgccatatatggatctgtgccatttacatTGAACTGGACCGCATTTACAGCATGAGCAGTCATGAGTAGAtgcacttgttttgagatcaaagcgagaatTGCATGTAGCCAAGTGTGCACATTTTGTTGATATCCTTTGCTaattagtgagttattagcctagttatagatcatttttactcagcaataggggagtgattgcatcctacaagagcacaaaacgtatacatttctagacatctttgaaaagtgagtcatgtaaagagctttttttctgtcttaaaggggcagtgttgcaTTTTAAGACACACTTAAATAAGAttagtagccaataggcagagggcaATATAatgtgtctgattctctgtaataaatgGTATgggaatgcattttattttgaccATTTCAAACTTATTAGGCTTATTTGATAGTTCAGAGTTTTAAAGGGATATTTTAAACCTCCAAATTCAAGGTTTACTTTTGTTTTCCACTAGGTCTGTAAAGTGTAGATTCCCAATATCGCATGATACATCCTTGACTATTAAGTAGCGTTATATCGCATGCAACTAAGTCCACGATTTGAATTGTCTGATGCACATTGAGACAGAGGTCCAGGTTAAATTTAAACTTCTAATGTTGCAGTGTATGGAGGCCACATTGCTTTCCCAAACTGTAAGGGAGACATTGTATACAGTACAGCTATTTTTGCCTACTGCATTGACAGTGCCACCTTTGTTAAAGTAACTCCTCTCATTATCATGGCAGATTTCTCAAACACAGGTAAAGGGGAAAAGAGCTGGTCCAGCAGAACATAAACAAATCCCTGTGATACTTAACTAATCTATAAAGGGTCCAAATAATAACTGGAGGGGAGATGCTGGAAAACTAAACAAAGCATGTCCTAATTGATGACCAATTAGATGTTCCAGTTAAGCAATTTCATCTCTGCTCTTTCACCTCCATGTCCCACAGCACCCAAGGAGAACAATACTTGTATCTATTAAAGGTCTTTGTCAGACACACTGATGTGGGTACAAGATGGTAAATTGCCTCAGAAAGGGTTGGAGGGAGTGATGGGAGTAAGAGTATGATGTCTGATTGGACTGAtcaggggcggactgggaccagaaatcagGTCTGGCATTTGACAAAccagacatttttattttattttttacttgagaCCCCAACAGGGCCCATTTGTTTTATCCCTCAAGGCACACTGGCCCATTATTTGCCAGATAATGATAATTTGTGAAGAAACAAAAACAAGTTAGACAAGCTAAAATTGGACCATCCCATCTAGCATTTTCCCTAAATGCCAGACCGCCCCTGGGAATGATTTTTAAACAGCTGGCACATCCATACAGTATTAACTTTGCATGGAACATGTCTGAGGTGATAGCCAAACAGACCAGTCACTTCTGACCTGGCAAAGCGGGTAAAATTTTAAAGAAGGGAGATCGCCTACGCCAGGGTCTAGGCAACCCAGGTCCTGTTTTTAATTTAACCAACCTGGAAGACCAGctgtgtgttgaatttaggcaatgactgaactgatcaattagctcagttggttaggtgtggtgcctagttggaacaaCATTTTGCAGTATCTGCGGCACTCCAGGAACATGGTTGCCTACCCTGGGCCAATGCTGTAGTGGGATTATTCTTACAAAACTgaccaaacaaacaaaaaattctCAAGTGTAATTTTTCATGAAGATTAGGATCTGTACATAATCTatttcatcattattattatgttgtttttgtttcaGATTATGCATTTTACAAACATTAACATTAACGCAACAGTTTTCATAGTCCAAAAAAGTTAGAAATAAATCAATATGAAAATTTGCTAAATTCAAGCAAAAATgcacaatgtatttaaaataagACACTTCCCCAAAAACTCAATATCTTAGTCCTTAGAATGGTAGCTTTTTTGCAGATACATCATGGTTTTGTAACTCAATTTGCTACAGACATTTAAAAACGGGTTTAATGACAATCACACAGGAGGTATGCTATGCTAACAGTAAATATATTTGGTTAGATTGTCAGATGGTCATGACATTTTAAAACTAACGTACGTTTCTTCACTAGGGCAAAAGTCATCTGAGCTGAACTGTTCTACCAGTCGGGTTGAAATGGGACACCAATATTAATGTAAGTCAAGGGGGGCTTCCACGTCATACCGCGTCAATAGGCCTATTCAAAATGCCAACACTTTATTTAGTCCGTACATTCATATGCCTGCATCTGATTTAACTTTGACACACACATTTTCAATGTACCTATTCATTGGGTACATTATATTTGGAACCTATTTCGTCTATTTTGTTCCTTGGCAAACTGTCATATATTAGCTTGTTTGTAAGCAAATCACGTGTATTATGTTAGTGTTTCCAATGGAAATTTGGCTAACATGTTCTATCACACCTATCTGGTTATAGTGAAAGTTACTATTTTGGCAGGTGCAGTCAGACAATTCTGTTATTCTCTTTTGCTTATCAATTCCACAAATGCTTTTGTATAGAATTCCTGACTGCACGCCAGGAACAGGCTGTACCTGTCAAATATTTCCAAAACGCGAACGGAATTTACATTAACGGGCCAAGTTGTAAACAATGCCTTTACCCGAATATGAGGACTGTCACTTGCTTTAGAAGATATTATTTCAAGCAGATCGGCACGTAGGTCCACCAGAAACTTCACTCCCAATTCCACCCTACTTATGTGATTAAGCAATTGTTTATAGCGAGGAGTCAGACTGTATCGTAACCTGTCCTCTACTTGCAGTATTGTAGCCAAGTCCCTTTGTTGAGTGTCGAGCAACTTCCCTGCTAGCTCTGAAACTCCTTTGTGGTCAACACCAAAATCGTGTGACAACTTTGCCAGTAATTGTGACTTCTCTTCCTTTTCAAGGCTTCTGTAGAAATGCATAAATTCCACACTGTTCGATTCAGGGAGAGGCGGGGACTTCTCTCTCGTCTCGTATGTAGGTAATGGTACCACAACCCTCGTCAGTATTTCCTCCATGGATCTGACAGGGCCAGCCGAGGTAGACCGACAGCGCACGCTTCGAAATTCCAAGGCCTGTACCTGTAAAACCGTTCCCAAAACACTTCGATGTTGCCAGCACCTCACACCACTACGCAATTTACAAATTATGTGCTGGGGTATCATCGCAGTCTGGAAGTTCTCTCTTTACAGTTGTAAATCGTAACACACGGAACACAACACAATCAGTTCCGGTGTCTTATTAAAGTGACAGTACTTTCACAACCGACCTTTTCAAACCTGTTCCTCCAATGACACTCTCCCCCACCTTAAAATGCTAGGTTAAGTTGTGGAATCTTTTTATTCCACGTGGTCGACCTTTGCCTCTTGTGTATGGTAGAGCAATTATGTAACAAAAATATACATGTTGAGTTGGAAAAAAGTGGACAGGTTCCACCCAGTCTCCTAAAATTAAAACGATGTCTATGAACCTAAAATATGACTTTATTAAATACATATTTAATTCAATGGTTCCCCCCCAAATAAAAAATACTGAAACATTCAAAAAGTTTggctttttagataaaactatacgaAATATATTCACATTGACAAATAGTTTATTATTAAAACACacagttttgcaatgaaggtctacagtagcctcagcagcactctgtagggtagcaccatgttaTAGCTAGAGGAAAGATaggttctgtcctcctctgtaacattgacttcaatacaaaacctaggaggctcatccCAGGTAGCAACATTTATCTGGGCTGGACCTGGCCCACATCGGCCACTTTTGTGTCGCCCACATGTGGTTTGGAATTAGGGCCCTGCAGTGGCCCAGATGCGGCAGCCATAACTCAGCCAGAATTGACCCACCTTGTAActaaatttcaaatcaaataaaatgttattagtcacatgcgtcgaatacaacagaccttacagtg of Salvelinus fontinalis isolate EN_2023a chromosome 12, ASM2944872v1, whole genome shotgun sequence contains these proteins:
- the LOC129867127 gene encoding malonyl-CoA decarboxylase, mitochondrial-like isoform X1, which produces MIPQHIICKLRSGVRCWQHRSVLGTVLQVQALEFRSVRCRSTSAGPVRSMEEILTRVVVPLPTYETREKSPPLPESNSVEFMHFYRSLEKEEKSQLLAKLSHDFGVDHKGVSELAGKLLDTQQRDLATILQVEDRLRYSLTPRYKQLLNHISRVELGVKFLVDLRADLLEIISSKASDSPHIRDLNGTLKSLLSEWFSVGLLRLERITWQSPCEILQKISQYEAVHPVRNWTDIKRRVGPYRRCYAFTHAAMPGEPLVVLHVALTEDISDNIQSIVREFATLDLEEDVNKVNTAVFYSISSTQAGLQGVELGNVLIKRVVRELQSEFPHMSQFSSLSPIPGFSSWLQGLLSQHRKEGRMELLTDCEWRKVADVTNTTPDTNALDALRKLISTGDWTRSEHLVHVLEPALMRLCAWYLYGEKRRGYALNPVANFHLQNGATMWRLNWHADTSPRGVANSCGIMVNYRYFLQETTSNSAAYMHNKIITATEQVLGLVSQFQKNSKL